Proteins encoded by one window of Mustela erminea isolate mMusErm1 chromosome 7, mMusErm1.Pri, whole genome shotgun sequence:
- the SPATA25 gene encoding spermatogenesis-associated protein 25 has protein sequence MVEGVGQEAEDCSLTNGGFAAAMSYFMSPQTHQGLPPSSQGGATSPGSSLGLYSPIEPVVVASGGLGPVSQKAEQVAPVAQAWGPALAVPEARGCPGGAGWETLQRKDYGRYNHRFPLARQPESLGWEDGCSRSRAPRLGGPSRPGPLLLCGLSPGVLPMPSEAGGKEAGSQPDICILTLAMMIAGIPTVPVPGLREEDLIRAAQAFMMAHPEPEGTAEGARWEQARAHTASGQMPLMRSRRGQPPGSCL, from the exons ATGGTGGAAGGGGTAGGACAGGAGGCAGAGGACTGTTCCCTCACAAACGGGGGCTTTGCGGCCGCCATGTCCTATTTCATGTCTCCACAAACTCATCAAGGTCTTCCGCCTTCCAGTCAAG GTGGGGCTACTTCTCCAGGCTCATCCCTTGGCCTCTATAGTCCTATAGAGCCAGTGGTGGTGGCCTCTGGTGGACTAGGCCCAGTGAGCCAGAAAGCTGAGCAGGTGGCTCCTGTTGCCCAGGCCTGGGGCCCAGCCCTGGCAGTGCCGGAAGCCAGGGGCTGCCCTGGGGGGGCTGGCTGGGAGACACTGCAGCGGAAGGATTATGGCCGATACAACCACAGATTCCCCCTCGCAAGGCAGCCGGAGAGCTTGGGCTGGGAGGATGGCTGCTCCAGAAGCAGAGCTCCCCGCCTGGGTGGCCCCAGCAGGCCTGGGCCCCTGCTGCTGTGTGGGCTGTCACCAGGGGTTCTACCGATGCCCTCTGAGGCAGGGGGGAAGGAGGCCGGCTCCCAGCCTGATATCTGCATCCTTACCCTGGCCATGATGATCGCAGGCATCCCCACCGTGCCTGTCCCAGGGCTTCGGGAAGAGGACCTGATCCGGGCGGCTCAAGCTTTCATGATGGCCCATCCGGAGCCAGAGGGGACCGCGGAGGGGGCGCGGTGGGAGCAGGCCCGTGCCCACACAGCCTCTGGGCAAATGCCCCTCATGAGATCCAGGAGAGGCCAGCCTCCTGGCTCCTGCTTGTAG
- the ZSWIM3 gene encoding zinc finger SWIM domain-containing protein 3 isoform X1, translated as MELGSCFKTYEDFKECFSAYKKENRCSFILRDCVSVRFHNLNHGTSIREDILYMQVKFVCIRTQSNRKRTSKADMCPAYLLLRYNEKLDRLFISELNTQHIHVDSKPAGPRGDTADKSQKTVCLQKPQPEKSAIKKDLDLAEKSPIEPSFCLDKAQVPSKPEQEGITPSDLAQIAKVMKNFLKVDEGSMASLSVGNSQDLDRLSFQSSKMSDLFIRFPENLLLHRVENAQGHILYAFLVENKEREGRVVHFAVLQAETATSVAKMLSIFTEFNSDWPKVKVVFVDPSFPHRAILQEIFPAARILLSIYHTTRLLEKKLHRSSANPSFKRLMKEALREAVFVTSDASLQNLRQMSQAVLDEQLFGFLQAHWFSCELLWYMHVRKGLHACNTYMDSLDVVTSKVSSLFREQQSLPDCILRFVDYIDFFNTKGLKNVPTAPPKLKRARPASVPPKPKKAFGACWGSLPRLAVEEPKSGAQRVELEQQPQVRPSQGGMLDALHGSGSQLAYKLCQNEWEVVQNSTHLVDLAGSSVDIQLLEDSHQVSKDGRSCSCSFQRWYHLPCRHILALLHTSQKPVGEAMVCRRWQKRYQHLLGPSGELRDPVMVLNTGQPGKEGRSDMIQDLSRELANLLMQTEGPELEERCSTLRKIVDIWADPCQPPEPSQQPEDFKDVGRLPFLWGRPEEGEGLPLTGAMIHN; from the exons ATGGAGCTGGGCAGCTGCTTCAAGACCTACGAGGATTTCAAGGAGTGCTTCAGCGCCTACAAAAAGGAGAACAGGTGCTCCTTCATTCTCAGGGACTGCGTTTCCGTCCGCTTCCACAACCTCAACCATGGGACTTCCATCCGCGAGGACATCCT ATACATGCAGGTGAAATTTGTCTGTATTCGGACTCAGTCAAACAGGAAGAGAACCTCAAAGGCGGACATGTGCCCAGCGTACTTGCTCCTGCGATATAATGAGAAACTGGATAGACTGTTCATCAGTGAACTCAACACCCAGCATATCCATGTTGACTCCAAACCTGCAGGTCCTAGAGGAGACACCGCTGACAAATCTCAAAAGACAGTGTGCCTGCAGAAACCCCAGCCTGAGAAGTCTGCTATCAAGAAAGACCTTGACTTGGCCGAGAAGTCCCCCATTGAACCATCATTTTGCTTAGATAAGGCCCAAGTACCCTCAAAGCCAGAGCAGGAGGGCATCACTCCTTCTGACCTGGCCCAGATAGCAAAAGTGATGAAGAACTTTCTTAAGGTGGACGAGGGTTCCATGGCCTCTCTCAGCGTGGGCAACAGCCAAGACCTGGACCGGCTCAGCTTCCAGAGCAGCAAGATGAGCGATCTGTTCATCCGCTTCCCAGAGAATCTCTTGCTACACCGGGTGGAGAATGCCCAGGGCCACATCCTTTATGCTTTCTTGGTGGAGAACAAGGAACGAGAGGGTCGCGTGGTACACTTTGCTGTGCTTCAGGCTGAGACCGCTACCTCCGTGGCCAAGATGCTGAGTATCTTCACAGAGTTCAACTCCGATTGGCCCAAGGTCAAGGTGGTGTTTGTGGACCCGTCCTTCCCTCACCGAGCCATCCTGCAGGAGATCTTCCCTGCTGCGCGTATCCTCCTCTCCATCTACCACACCACCCGGCTCCTGGAGAAGAAGTTGCATCGGAGTTCAGCAAATCCATCCTTTAAAAGGCTCATGAAGGAAGCCCTGCGGGAGGCCGTGTTTGTCACCTCTGACGCCAGCCTCCAAAATCTCCGTCAGATGTCCCAAGCCGTACTAGATGAGCAGCTCTTCGGCTTCCTGCAGGCCCACTGGTTCTCCTGTGAACTGCTCTGGTACATGCACGTGAGGAAAGGCCTGCACGCATGTAACACGTATATGGACAGCCTAGACGTGGTCACCAGCAAGGTGTCCAGCCTCTTCCGGGAACAGCAGTCTCTGCCGGACTGCATCCTCCGCTTTGTGGATTATATAGACTTCTTTAATACCAAAGGCTTGAAGAACGTGCCCACAGCTCCTCCCAAGTTAAAGAGAGCCCGGCCAGCCAGTGTGCCACCAAAGCCCAAGAAGGCATTCGGAGCCTGTTGGGGGAGCCTCCCCAGGCTTGCTGTGGAAGAGCCCAAGTCAGGCGCACAGCGGGTGGAGCTGGAGCAGCAGCCACAGGTGCGGCCCTCCCAGGGCGGCATGCTAGATGCCTTGCACGGCAGTGGCTCCCAACTGGCCTATAAGCTGTGCCAGAACGAGTGGGAGGTGGTACAGAACTCCACTCACCTGGTGGACCTGGCTGGCTCCTCGGTGGACATTCAGCTACTAGAGGATTCTCACCAGGTGAGCAAAGACGGCCGTAGCTGCAGCTGTTCCTTTCAACGCTGGTACCACCTGCCATGCCGGCACATTTTGGCCCTGCTGCACACCAGCCAGAAGCCCGTGGGAGAAGCCATGGTGTGCCGCCGGTGGCAGAAGAGGTACCAGCACCTCCTTGGGCCCAGTGGGGAGCTCCGGGACCCTGTCATGGTCCTAAACACAGGCCAGCCTGGGAAAGAAGGACGGAGTGACATGATTCAGGACCTAAGTAGGGAGCTAGCAAACCTGCTCATGCAGACCGAGGGGCCAGAGCTGGAGGAGCGCTGTTCCACCCTGCGCAAGATCGTGGACATCTGGGCGGACCCCTGCCAGCCGCCTGAGCCCAGTCAGCAGCCAGAGGACTTCAAGGATGTGGGCCGCCTCCCTTTCCTCTGGGGAAggccagaggaaggggagggcctCCCTCTCACTGGAGCCATGATTCACAACTGA
- the ZSWIM1 gene encoding zinc finger SWIM domain-containing protein 1, with protein MALTMLNEFLIEDPNPPMLLYQVSKTAQLDTLNYQSCFMQGVFAHFPEILFIHRTYNPTGKVLYTFLVDGPRVQLEGHLARAVYFAIPAKEDAEGLAQMFQVFKKFNPAWERVCTILVDPHFLPLPTLAMEFPAAEVLLSAFHICKFLQGKFYQLSLEQPVERVLLSALQSTMCSATAGNLRKLYTLLSSCIPPARLPELHSHWLLNDRIWLAHRWRSRAESSRYFQGLEVTTRILSQLFGTTPCVEQGMASLLRYMQQNAGDEASFSLGLTPQNSHAPLDISPESPKVERLVEARIQHSLNAICTGPAAQLCLGELAVVQKSVHLVSSGSEKVNIQILEDTHRVQPQPPASCSCYFHQAFHLPCRHILAMLSARHQVLQPDMLPAQWTAGCAASLDNILGSKWSETLDKHLAVALLTEEVGQLLQHCSQEEFERRYSTLRELADSWIGPYEQVQL; from the coding sequence atggCCCTGACAATGCTGAATGAGTTCCTGATTGAGGACCCAAACCCACCTATGCTGCTGTATCAGGTTAGCAAGACTGCTCAGTTAGATACCCTCAACTACCAGAGCTGCTTTATGCAAGGGGTCTTTGCCCATTTCCCTGAGATCTTATTTATCCACCGGACCTATAACCCAACGGGCAAGGTGCTATATACCTTCCTGGTAGATGGACCTCGGGTGCAGCTGGAGGGTCATCTGGCCCGGGCAGTCTACTTCGCCATTCCAGCCAAGGAGGATGCTGAAGGCCTGGCCCAGATGTTCCAGGTGTTCAAGAAGTTTAACCCAGCATGGGAGAGAGTCTGTACCATCCTGGTGGATCCGCACTTCCTCCCACTACCCACCCTTGCTATGGAGTTCCCCGCAGCTGAGGTCCTGCTCTCAGCCTTTCACATCTGTAAGTTCCTCCAGGGCAAGTTCTATCAGCTGTCCCTCGAACAGCCTGTGGAGAGGGTGCTCCTCAGTGCCCTGCAGAGCACAATGTGCTCGGCCACCGCTGGCAACCTGAGGAAGCTGTATACACTCCTGAGCAGCTGCATCCCTCCAGCCCGGCTGCCGGAGCTCCACTCCCACTGGCTGCTCAATGACCGGATCTGGCTGGCGCACCGCTGGCGAAGCCGAGCTGAGAGCAGCCGCTACTTCCAGGGCCTAGAGGTCACCACCCGCATCCTCAGCCAGCTCTTCGGTACCACCCCCTGTGTGGAACAAGGCATGGCCTCTCTGCTCCGGTACATGCAGCAGAATGCGGGAGACGAGGCGAGCTTCAGCCTGGGCCTGACTCCCCAGAACAGTCACGCCCCCTTAGACATCAGCCCAGAAAGCCCCAAAGTGGAGCGGCTGGTAGAAGCCCGCATCCAGCACTCCCTCAATGCCATCTGCACGGGGCCGGCCGCCCAGCTCTGTCTGGGGGAGCTTGCTGTGGTCCAGAAATCTGTGCACCTCGTCAGTTCCGGCTCAGAGAAGGTGAACATCCAGATCCTGGAGGACACCCATCGGGTgcagccccagccccctgccaGCTGCAGCTGCTACTTTCACCAGGCCTTCCACCTGCCCTGCCGCCACATCCTGGCCATGCTCAGTGCTCGCCACCAGGTGCTTCAGCCCGACATGCTGCCTGCCCAGTGGACAGCAGGCTGTGCTGCCAGTCTAGACAACATTCTGGGCAGCAAGTGGAGTGAGACGCTGGATAAGCACTTGGCTGTGGCTCTCCTCACCGAGGAGGTGGGTCAGCTCTTGCAGCACTGCAGCCAGGAGGAGTTTGAACGGAGGTACAGCACCCTGCGGGAGCTGGCCGACAGCTGGATCGGCCCTTATGAGCAGGTCCAACTCTGA
- the ZSWIM3 gene encoding zinc finger SWIM domain-containing protein 3 isoform X2, producing the protein MAARYMQVKFVCIRTQSNRKRTSKADMCPAYLLLRYNEKLDRLFISELNTQHIHVDSKPAGPRGDTADKSQKTVCLQKPQPEKSAIKKDLDLAEKSPIEPSFCLDKAQVPSKPEQEGITPSDLAQIAKVMKNFLKVDEGSMASLSVGNSQDLDRLSFQSSKMSDLFIRFPENLLLHRVENAQGHILYAFLVENKEREGRVVHFAVLQAETATSVAKMLSIFTEFNSDWPKVKVVFVDPSFPHRAILQEIFPAARILLSIYHTTRLLEKKLHRSSANPSFKRLMKEALREAVFVTSDASLQNLRQMSQAVLDEQLFGFLQAHWFSCELLWYMHVRKGLHACNTYMDSLDVVTSKVSSLFREQQSLPDCILRFVDYIDFFNTKGLKNVPTAPPKLKRARPASVPPKPKKAFGACWGSLPRLAVEEPKSGAQRVELEQQPQVRPSQGGMLDALHGSGSQLAYKLCQNEWEVVQNSTHLVDLAGSSVDIQLLEDSHQVSKDGRSCSCSFQRWYHLPCRHILALLHTSQKPVGEAMVCRRWQKRYQHLLGPSGELRDPVMVLNTGQPGKEGRSDMIQDLSRELANLLMQTEGPELEERCSTLRKIVDIWADPCQPPEPSQQPEDFKDVGRLPFLWGRPEEGEGLPLTGAMIHN; encoded by the exons ATGGCCGCCAG ATACATGCAGGTGAAATTTGTCTGTATTCGGACTCAGTCAAACAGGAAGAGAACCTCAAAGGCGGACATGTGCCCAGCGTACTTGCTCCTGCGATATAATGAGAAACTGGATAGACTGTTCATCAGTGAACTCAACACCCAGCATATCCATGTTGACTCCAAACCTGCAGGTCCTAGAGGAGACACCGCTGACAAATCTCAAAAGACAGTGTGCCTGCAGAAACCCCAGCCTGAGAAGTCTGCTATCAAGAAAGACCTTGACTTGGCCGAGAAGTCCCCCATTGAACCATCATTTTGCTTAGATAAGGCCCAAGTACCCTCAAAGCCAGAGCAGGAGGGCATCACTCCTTCTGACCTGGCCCAGATAGCAAAAGTGATGAAGAACTTTCTTAAGGTGGACGAGGGTTCCATGGCCTCTCTCAGCGTGGGCAACAGCCAAGACCTGGACCGGCTCAGCTTCCAGAGCAGCAAGATGAGCGATCTGTTCATCCGCTTCCCAGAGAATCTCTTGCTACACCGGGTGGAGAATGCCCAGGGCCACATCCTTTATGCTTTCTTGGTGGAGAACAAGGAACGAGAGGGTCGCGTGGTACACTTTGCTGTGCTTCAGGCTGAGACCGCTACCTCCGTGGCCAAGATGCTGAGTATCTTCACAGAGTTCAACTCCGATTGGCCCAAGGTCAAGGTGGTGTTTGTGGACCCGTCCTTCCCTCACCGAGCCATCCTGCAGGAGATCTTCCCTGCTGCGCGTATCCTCCTCTCCATCTACCACACCACCCGGCTCCTGGAGAAGAAGTTGCATCGGAGTTCAGCAAATCCATCCTTTAAAAGGCTCATGAAGGAAGCCCTGCGGGAGGCCGTGTTTGTCACCTCTGACGCCAGCCTCCAAAATCTCCGTCAGATGTCCCAAGCCGTACTAGATGAGCAGCTCTTCGGCTTCCTGCAGGCCCACTGGTTCTCCTGTGAACTGCTCTGGTACATGCACGTGAGGAAAGGCCTGCACGCATGTAACACGTATATGGACAGCCTAGACGTGGTCACCAGCAAGGTGTCCAGCCTCTTCCGGGAACAGCAGTCTCTGCCGGACTGCATCCTCCGCTTTGTGGATTATATAGACTTCTTTAATACCAAAGGCTTGAAGAACGTGCCCACAGCTCCTCCCAAGTTAAAGAGAGCCCGGCCAGCCAGTGTGCCACCAAAGCCCAAGAAGGCATTCGGAGCCTGTTGGGGGAGCCTCCCCAGGCTTGCTGTGGAAGAGCCCAAGTCAGGCGCACAGCGGGTGGAGCTGGAGCAGCAGCCACAGGTGCGGCCCTCCCAGGGCGGCATGCTAGATGCCTTGCACGGCAGTGGCTCCCAACTGGCCTATAAGCTGTGCCAGAACGAGTGGGAGGTGGTACAGAACTCCACTCACCTGGTGGACCTGGCTGGCTCCTCGGTGGACATTCAGCTACTAGAGGATTCTCACCAGGTGAGCAAAGACGGCCGTAGCTGCAGCTGTTCCTTTCAACGCTGGTACCACCTGCCATGCCGGCACATTTTGGCCCTGCTGCACACCAGCCAGAAGCCCGTGGGAGAAGCCATGGTGTGCCGCCGGTGGCAGAAGAGGTACCAGCACCTCCTTGGGCCCAGTGGGGAGCTCCGGGACCCTGTCATGGTCCTAAACACAGGCCAGCCTGGGAAAGAAGGACGGAGTGACATGATTCAGGACCTAAGTAGGGAGCTAGCAAACCTGCTCATGCAGACCGAGGGGCCAGAGCTGGAGGAGCGCTGTTCCACCCTGCGCAAGATCGTGGACATCTGGGCGGACCCCTGCCAGCCGCCTGAGCCCAGTCAGCAGCCAGAGGACTTCAAGGATGTGGGCCGCCTCCCTTTCCTCTGGGGAAggccagaggaaggggagggcctCCCTCTCACTGGAGCCATGATTCACAACTGA
- the NEURL2 gene encoding neuralized-like protein 2 — protein sequence MAAVSDPVDLGAAWRSARPEPCPTRFHQVHGANIRVDLSGTRATRVESFAHGVCFSREPLAPGQVFLVEIEEKELGWCGHLRLGLTALDPATLASVPEFSLPDLVSLGHTWVFAITRHHNRVPREDRPEAEALAPSRPPALLVEPYLCIEQFRIPRDRLVGRSRPGLYSHLLDQLYELNVLPPTARRSRLGVLFCPRPDGTADMHIIINGEDMGPSARGLPAAQPLYAVVDVFASTKSVRLVQLEYGLPSLQTLCRLVIQRSVVHRLAIDGLHLPKGLKDFCKYE from the exons ATGGCTGCTGTCTCCGACCCCGTGGACTTGGGAGCGGCCTGGAGATCCGCGCGTCCCGAGCCCTGTCCCACCCGCTTCCACCAGGTGCACGGTGCCAACATCCGCGTGGACCTCTCCGGGACGCGGGCCACACGCGTGGAGAGTTTCGCTCACGGCGTATGCTTCAGTCGCGAGCCGCTGGCCCCGGGCCAGGTATTCCTGGTCGAGATCGAGGAGAAAGAGCTGGGCTGGTGCGGGCACCTGCGCCTCGGCCTGACCGCGCTAGACCCCGCCACTCTGGCCTCCGTGCCCGAGTTTTCGCTGCCCGACCTAGTCAGCCTCGGCCACACCTGGGTCTTCGCCATTACGCGCCATCACAACCGCGTGCCCCGGGAGGACCGCCCGGAGGCAGAGGCATTGGCCCCCAGCCGCCCCCCAGCCCTCCTGGTGGAACCGTATCTGTGCATCGAGCAGTTTCGCATTCCCCGCGACCGCCTGGTGGGTCGCAGCCGGCCCGGGCTCTACAGCCACCTCTTGGATCAGCTGTATGAGCTGAACGTGCTGCCACCGACCGCGCGCCGCAGCCGCCTGGGCGTCCTTTTCTGCCCACGCCCGGACGGCACTGCCGACATGCACATCATCATCAACGGCGAGGACATGGGCCCTAGCGCCCGGGGGCTGCCAGCCGCCCAGCCTCTCTACGCAGTGGTGGACGTGTTTGCCTCCACCAAGAGCGTGCGCCTGGTCCAGCTCGAGTATGGCT TGCCGTCCCTGCAGACTCTCTGCCGCCTGGTCATCCAAAGGAGCGTGGTGCACCGGTTGGCCATTGATGGGCTCCACCTGCCAAAAGGACTTAAGGATTTCTGCAAGTACGAGTAA